The Bacteroidota bacterium genome contains a region encoding:
- a CDS encoding V-type ATP synthase subunit B: MDTRAFQKIYTKISKVTKATCSLYATDVGNEEMATVDGRLAQVVKILGDEVTLQIFAGTEGIPTNAQVIFFGKPPTLKVSEELAGRFFNAYGQPIDGGPEVEGEEREIGGPSVNPVKREQPSKLIATGIAGIDLNNTIVTGQKIPFFADPDQPFNQVIAMVALRAQADKIILGGMGLTNDDYLFFKNVFDNAGALDRIISFVNTTENPPVERLLVPDMALTAAEYFAADKNEKVLVLLTDMTLYADALSIVSNRMDQIPSKDSMPGSLYSDLAKIYEKAVQFPSGGSITIIAVTTLSGGDITHAIPDNTGYITEGQLYLRRDTDIGKVIIDPFRSLSRLKQLVIGKQTRSDHPQVMNAAVRLYADAANAKTKLENGFDITEYDGRTLKFAKAYAEKLLAIDVNIDINTMLDTAWALFKIHFKPEEVGIKKEFVDLYWKN, encoded by the coding sequence ATGGATACAAGGGCTTTTCAGAAAATATATACGAAAATAAGCAAGGTGACCAAGGCTACATGCTCCTTGTATGCAACAGATGTGGGGAATGAGGAGATGGCAACCGTGGATGGCCGTTTAGCCCAGGTTGTTAAAATACTTGGTGACGAAGTCACATTGCAGATCTTTGCCGGCACTGAGGGCATACCGACCAATGCACAGGTGATTTTTTTTGGCAAACCACCCACATTAAAAGTCAGCGAGGAGCTGGCAGGCAGGTTCTTTAATGCCTATGGACAACCGATCGACGGCGGACCTGAGGTAGAAGGTGAGGAACGTGAAATCGGTGGACCGTCGGTCAACCCCGTTAAAAGAGAACAACCTTCGAAACTTATCGCCACCGGTATTGCTGGTATCGACCTTAACAACACCATTGTCACAGGCCAGAAGATACCTTTCTTTGCCGATCCTGACCAGCCTTTCAATCAGGTTATTGCCATGGTGGCATTGCGGGCCCAGGCTGATAAGATTATCCTCGGCGGCATGGGACTCACCAATGATGACTATCTGTTCTTCAAAAATGTCTTTGATAATGCCGGCGCCCTTGACAGGATCATCAGCTTTGTAAATACCACTGAGAACCCCCCAGTCGAAAGGCTTCTGGTTCCCGACATGGCCCTTACAGCAGCAGAATATTTTGCCGCTGATAAAAATGAAAAGGTGCTTGTCCTTCTTACCGATATGACACTATATGCTGACGCCCTCAGCATCGTATCGAACAGGATGGACCAGATACCGTCAAAAGACAGCATGCCAGGCTCCTTATACAGCGACCTGGCGAAAATCTATGAAAAAGCCGTGCAATTTCCTTCGGGTGGCTCTATTACCATCATTGCTGTTACTACTCTGTCAGGTGGTGATATCACCCATGCCATACCTGATAACACGGGTTATATCACAGAAGGTCAGTTATATCTGAGAAGGGATACCGACATCGGCAAGGTTATCATAGACCCGTTCAGAAGCCTGTCGAGGCTGAAACAGCTGGTCATCGGCAAACAGACAAGGAGCGATCACCCACAGGTGATGAATGCTGCAGTCAGGCTTTATGCCGATGCAGCCAATGCCAAAACAAAACTGGAGAATGGATTCGACATTACGGAGTATGACGGACGTACACTGAAATTCGCTAAGGCATACGCGGAAAAACTTCTTGCAATAGACGTCAATATAGATATTAACACTATGCTCGATACAGCATGGGCACTGTTTAAGATTCATTTCAAACCTGAGGAAGTAGGGATCAAGAAGGAGTTTGTGGATTTGTACTGGAAGAATTGA
- a CDS encoding V-type ATP synthase subunit D, producing the protein MAIKFQYNKTSLQELNKQLVIREKALPTIKNKESALRIEVKKAKYEAIALGKRLRQNIRQYESMVSLWGEFDASLITVEDVKLSVKKIAGVKTPVLDGIDFSTKKFSLFNSPSWFPDGIDILKELATIGIEREVFLLKMALLDRARRKTTQKVNLYEKVQIPGYQEAVMKIKRFMEDEENLSKSAQKILKSRLANI; encoded by the coding sequence ATGGCCATTAAATTTCAATATAATAAGACCTCATTGCAGGAACTGAACAAGCAGTTGGTCATTCGTGAAAAGGCATTACCCACTATAAAGAACAAAGAGTCGGCTCTGAGGATAGAGGTTAAGAAAGCTAAATATGAAGCCATTGCTCTCGGGAAAAGATTGCGGCAGAATATCCGCCAGTATGAGTCGATGGTCAGTCTGTGGGGCGAGTTTGACGCCAGCCTAATTACGGTGGAGGATGTGAAACTGTCGGTAAAAAAAATTGCCGGCGTTAAAACCCCTGTACTTGACGGAATAGACTTTTCGACCAAAAAATTTAGCCTGTTTAATAGCCCCTCCTGGTTCCCTGACGGAATTGACATATTGAAGGAACTGGCAACCATCGGCATTGAAAGGGAGGTGTTCCTGCTTAAAATGGCTCTTCTTGACCGGGCCAGGAGAAAGACCACACAAAAGGTCAACCTGTATGAAAAGGTGCAAATCCCCGGATATCAGGAGGCTGTCATGAAGATCAAACGGTTCATGGAAGATGAGGAAAACCTGTCAAAATCGGCACAGAAAATTTTAAAAAGCCGTCTGGCAAATAT